Proteins encoded in a region of the Cupriavidus pauculus genome:
- a CDS encoding DNA-methyltransferase, with protein sequence MQAADPTADVLDTPNLRLYQEDMLEGLARIPDGSIDLVVADPPYGLGKDYGNDSDLLSGQAYLDWSVRWMDALIPKIAPRGSLYLFCTWQYSPELFVMLKQRMTMINEIIWDRRVPSMGGTTRKYSSVHDNIGFFARQRDYYFDLDPVRIPYDAETKKARSRPRFEGKKWLEVGYNPKDLWSVPRIHRQDPERADHPTQKPLEIVERMVLASCPPGGIVLDPFSGSGTTAVACLRHGRRFVGFEINATYIDVARQRVAATQPALAPAAEAGDDAAQAEASNTTDAANDDVASASGTLI encoded by the coding sequence ATGCAAGCTGCCGACCCGACCGCTGACGTGCTCGACACGCCCAATCTGCGCCTGTACCAGGAAGACATGCTCGAGGGGCTCGCCCGCATTCCGGACGGCTCGATCGATCTCGTGGTCGCCGACCCGCCTTACGGGCTCGGCAAGGACTACGGCAACGATTCGGACCTGCTCTCGGGGCAGGCCTATCTCGACTGGTCCGTGCGCTGGATGGACGCGCTGATTCCGAAGATCGCGCCGCGCGGCTCGCTGTACCTGTTCTGCACGTGGCAATACTCCCCGGAGCTGTTCGTCATGCTGAAGCAGCGCATGACGATGATCAACGAGATCATCTGGGACCGCCGCGTGCCGAGCATGGGCGGCACCACGCGCAAGTACTCCTCGGTGCACGACAACATCGGCTTCTTCGCCCGCCAGCGCGACTACTACTTCGACCTCGACCCCGTACGCATTCCGTACGATGCCGAGACGAAGAAGGCGCGCAGCCGCCCGCGGTTCGAGGGCAAGAAGTGGCTCGAGGTCGGCTACAACCCGAAAGACCTGTGGAGCGTGCCCCGGATCCATCGCCAGGATCCGGAGCGTGCCGATCATCCCACGCAGAAGCCGCTCGAAATCGTCGAGCGCATGGTGCTGGCCAGCTGCCCGCCGGGCGGCATCGTGCTCGATCCGTTCTCGGGCAGCGGCACCACGGCCGTCGCATGTCTGCGCCACGGCCGGCGCTTCGTCGGCTTCGAGATCAACGCCACGTATATCGACGTGGCGCGCCAGCGCGTGGCCGCGACGCAGCCCGCGCTCGCTCCCGCGGCCGAAGCAGGGGATGACGCCGCACAGGCCGAAGCATCCAATACCACCGACGCGGCCAACGACGACGTTGCGTCCGCGAGCGGCACCCTAATCTGA
- a CDS encoding phosphoribosylanthranilate isomerase codes for MTAPDSPTSTPLVTMPHRTRIKICGLTREQDVAAAVDAGADAIGLVFYPGSPRHVDVARAAALAERVPPFVSVVGLFVNADAEEVAHVAERVPLTLLQFHGDETPQQCTEIARRCRLPFMRAARVRPGLDLVEFGHQYADAAGLLLDAFVEGYGGGGHVFDWTLIPPRWLPPAPTVPATTGSPTASDAPRIVLSGGLNAQNVTEAVARVRPYAVDVSSGVEAAKGVKDAARIAAFVRAVRSAEAG; via the coding sequence ATGACGGCGCCAGATAGCCCAACCTCCACCCCGCTGGTGACGATGCCCCACCGCACGCGCATCAAGATCTGCGGCCTCACGCGCGAGCAGGACGTTGCCGCCGCCGTGGATGCCGGCGCCGACGCCATCGGCCTCGTGTTCTACCCGGGCAGCCCGCGGCATGTCGATGTGGCGCGCGCCGCCGCGCTGGCCGAGCGCGTGCCGCCGTTCGTCTCGGTGGTCGGCCTGTTCGTCAACGCCGATGCCGAGGAGGTCGCCCATGTGGCCGAGCGTGTGCCGCTGACACTGCTCCAGTTCCATGGGGACGAGACGCCACAGCAATGCACGGAGATCGCCCGCCGCTGCCGGCTGCCGTTCATGCGCGCCGCCCGTGTTCGGCCGGGCCTCGATTTGGTAGAATTCGGCCATCAATATGCCGACGCCGCCGGCCTGCTGCTCGATGCCTTCGTGGAAGGGTATGGCGGCGGTGGCCACGTCTTCGACTGGACCCTGATTCCCCCTCGATGGCTCCCGCCAGCACCTACAGTGCCTGCAACGACAGGCAGCCCGACCGCAAGCGACGCTCCTCGCATCGTTTTGAGTGGTGGGTTGAACGCGCAAAACGTCACTGAGGCGGTCGCACGCGTGCGCCCCTACGCCGTCGATGTCAGCAGCGGCGTGGAGGCAGCCAAGGGCGTCAAGGATGCCGCCCGTATTGCCGCGTTCGTGCGCGCGGTCCGATCCGCCGAGGCGGGTTAA
- the trpB gene encoding tryptophan synthase subunit beta, whose translation MYDLPDSRGHFGPYGGVFVSETLMHALDELRQAYAHYQKDPEFDAEFRRELKHFVGRPSPIYHAQRWSETLGGAQIYLKREDLNHTGAHKINNVIGQALLARRMGKKRVIAETGAGQHGVAAATIAARFGMECVVYMGSEDVKRQAANVYRMKLLGATVVPVESGSRTLKDALNEAMRDWVTNVESTFYIIGTVAGPHPYPMLVRDFQCVIGEEAKVQMPELTGRQPDAVIACVGGGSNAMGIFYPYIDHKDVQLIGVEPAGDGIETGRHAASLTAGVPGVLHGNRTYLLQDANGQIIETHSVSAGLDYPGVGPEHAWLKDSQRAQYVTITDDEALKAFHDCCRIEGIIPALESSHAIAYACKLAPTLPKDKLLLVNLSGRGDKDMHTVAERAGIKF comes from the coding sequence ATGTACGATTTGCCCGATTCCCGCGGCCACTTTGGCCCCTATGGCGGTGTTTTCGTTTCCGAGACCCTGATGCACGCGCTCGACGAGCTGCGCCAGGCCTATGCGCATTACCAGAAGGATCCGGAGTTCGACGCCGAATTCCGCCGGGAGCTCAAGCACTTTGTCGGCCGCCCGTCGCCGATCTATCACGCGCAGCGCTGGAGCGAGACGCTCGGCGGCGCGCAGATCTACCTCAAGCGCGAGGACCTGAACCACACCGGCGCGCACAAGATCAACAACGTGATCGGCCAGGCGCTGCTTGCGCGCCGCATGGGCAAGAAGCGCGTGATCGCCGAGACCGGCGCCGGCCAGCACGGCGTGGCCGCGGCGACCATCGCCGCGCGCTTTGGCATGGAATGCGTGGTCTACATGGGCTCCGAGGACGTCAAGCGCCAGGCCGCCAACGTGTACCGCATGAAGCTGCTGGGCGCGACCGTCGTGCCCGTGGAAAGCGGCTCGCGCACGCTCAAGGACGCGCTCAACGAAGCGATGCGCGACTGGGTGACCAACGTCGAGAGCACGTTCTACATCATCGGTACCGTGGCGGGTCCGCACCCGTATCCGATGCTCGTGCGCGACTTCCAGTGCGTGATCGGCGAGGAAGCCAAGGTGCAGATGCCCGAACTGACGGGCCGCCAGCCGGACGCGGTGATCGCGTGCGTGGGCGGGGGCTCCAACGCGATGGGCATCTTCTATCCGTACATCGACCACAAGGACGTGCAGCTGATTGGCGTGGAGCCGGCCGGCGACGGTATCGAGACGGGCCGTCACGCGGCATCGCTCACGGCCGGCGTGCCCGGCGTGCTGCACGGCAACCGCACGTACCTGCTGCAGGATGCGAACGGCCAGATCATCGAGACGCATTCGGTGTCCGCCGGCCTCGACTACCCGGGCGTCGGCCCCGAGCACGCCTGGCTCAAGGACAGCCAGCGCGCGCAGTACGTGACCATCACGGACGATGAAGCGCTCAAGGCGTTCCACGACTGCTGCCGCATCGAAGGCATCATCCCGGCGCTCGAGTCGAGCCATGCCATCGCGTACGCGTGCAAGCTCGCGCCGACGCTGCCCAAGGACAAGCTGCTGCTCGTGAATCTCTCGGGCCGTGGCGACAAGGACATGCACACCGTGGCCGAACGCGCCGGGATCAAATTCTGA